Proteins co-encoded in one Arthrobacter alpinus genomic window:
- a CDS encoding DUF1990 family protein, with amino-acid sequence MSPRARRGPLDYPFLGLTRLAVEKTADAIEWPKGFDHVDKTLAVGAGQAAFDALAAGIMSWEIQRRAGLQVKAPPRAVVGAQVVSGFGVGNLRLPVPCEVVWAMEPQWAPGPDGRDIQLAGFGYGTLPGHPALGEEAFIAMMKPDGGVYFRLLAFSKPAGLIYALGAPVTKLTQAGVTRSYQQAARTLTGGF; translated from the coding sequence ATGTCGCCAAGAGCTAGGCGTGGCCCCCTTGATTACCCTTTTCTGGGCCTGACCAGGCTGGCTGTGGAGAAAACTGCCGACGCCATCGAATGGCCCAAGGGTTTTGATCACGTGGATAAGACGCTCGCCGTCGGGGCTGGTCAGGCGGCATTCGACGCGTTGGCTGCGGGCATCATGAGCTGGGAAATTCAGCGCCGGGCCGGGCTTCAGGTGAAGGCGCCGCCACGGGCAGTGGTGGGTGCTCAGGTGGTCAGCGGTTTTGGAGTGGGAAACTTGCGCCTGCCCGTGCCGTGCGAGGTGGTGTGGGCCATGGAACCGCAGTGGGCTCCGGGCCCCGACGGGCGGGATATTCAGCTGGCAGGCTTTGGGTACGGCACGCTACCTGGGCACCCGGCTCTGGGCGAGGAAGCGTTCATCGCCATGATGAAGCCCGACGGCGGCGTGTACTTCAGACTTCTGGCCTTCAGTAAGCCAGCGGGTCTGATTTACGCACTCGGTGCCCCCGTCACCAAGCTGACTCAAGCGGGAGTAACACGTTCCTACCAGCAGGCGGCCCGAACGCTGACGGGCGGCTTTTAA